A region from the Roseofilum capinflatum BLCC-M114 genome encodes:
- a CDS encoding RNase A-like domain-containing protein: MTNFSRLTPGGGLVVHERAGGHTLARHVGITEASLVNRLVTQPTLPRASSFFNREIAEQTISDAMDANQTQIVNWLATATARLSIYHRVNQAIGISLAQNNLHPAIAQNLRIILKRDATVSLGYYILTAYPEP; this comes from the coding sequence GTGACTAACTTTAGTCGGCTAACCCCAGGCGGAGGTCTGGTTGTTCATGAAAGGGCAGGAGGTCATACGTTAGCGAGGCATGTTGGCATAACTGAAGCGTCACTGGTTAACCGCTTGGTTACTCAGCCGACTCTTCCTAGGGCCTCATCCTTCTTCAATCGAGAAATTGCAGAGCAAACGATTTCAGATGCGATGGATGCAAATCAAACCCAAATTGTCAATTGGCTGGCAACGGCCACTGCTCGCTTATCAATCTATCATAGAGTCAACCAGGCGATCGGTATTAGTCTAGCTCAAAATAATCTTCATCCGGCGATCGCCCAAAACTTACGCATCATTTTGAAACGAGATGCCACTGTGTCGCTAGGATACTATATTTTAACCGCTTACCCAGAACCATGA
- a CDS encoding contact-dependent growth inhibition system immunity protein has protein sequence MNTENFPGLAQFCSSYFHQDWNLEAPDALGLIHNYLQDEPITQVQQTLEDIENLLTQNLEPNQLKAMIVFEFSCYYDPTVYGISYADWLLWVQISLKQGIASKLALSA, from the coding sequence ATGAATACTGAAAACTTTCCTGGACTTGCTCAATTTTGTAGCAGTTATTTTCACCAAGATTGGAATTTAGAGGCTCCTGATGCATTAGGTCTGATCCACAACTATCTTCAAGATGAACCCATAACCCAAGTACAACAAACTCTTGAAGATATCGAAAACTTACTGACTCAGAACCTTGAACCCAATCAATTAAAAGCAATGATAGTCTTTGAATTCAGTTGTTACTATGACCCAACCGTTTATGGAATTTCCTATGCCGATTGGTTGCTTTGGGTGCAAATCTCCTTAAAACAAGGTATTGCTTCAAAGCTTGCTTTGTCTGCTTAG